One stretch of Armigeres subalbatus isolate Guangzhou_Male chromosome 2, GZ_Asu_2, whole genome shotgun sequence DNA includes these proteins:
- the LOC134211363 gene encoding probable prefoldin subunit 2: MAATTQQMTTSSSTSGGKPKDKKSQEEIYAEFQQLRNQQRNLINNLNTLELDLKEHKTVIDTLKTVEPGRKCFRLIGGVLCDQTVEIVLPQLVQNKEQLEKLIETGKEQITKKGLEINQFKDEHNIKIRGQDTAPAASSEKETAEDKSGPAGTRNVLVGNL, encoded by the exons ATGGCCGCCACCACGCAACAGATGACTACCAGCAGTAGCACCAGCGGAGGAAAACCAAAGGACAAAAAATCGCAGGAAGAAATCTACGCCGAGTTCCAGCAGCTGCGAAATCAGCAGCGGAATTTGATCAACAATCTGAACACGCTGGAGTTGGACCTCAAGGAACACAA AACTGTGATCGACACGCTGAAAACGGTCGAACCCGGCCGAAAGTGCTTCCGACTGATCGGCGGCGTCCTGTGCGATCAAACGGTCGAAATCGTCCTGCCCCAGCTGGTTCAGAACAAGGAACAGCTCGAGAAACTGATCGAAACCGGTAAGGAGCAGATCACGAAGAAGGGTCTGGAGATCAACCAGTTCAAGGATGAGCATAACATAAAAATACGCGGTCAGGATACGGCGCCGGCCGCCAGCAGCGAGAAGGAAACGGCCGAAGACAAATCGGGCCCCGCCGGGACACGGAATGTGCTGGTGGGTAACTTGTAA